One window from the genome of Aliidongia dinghuensis encodes:
- a CDS encoding DUF6572 domain-containing protein translates to MTIEDTDKIDFVTISDGGEALLTISDHLSWDDQSRHLLLLQEKLNAYLRFTESGELGRKFPETIECPIVFNIVAKFEPSDVANAFLAKAKEAIDAAGFDLRLTVRRSH, encoded by the coding sequence ATGACGATCGAGGACACCGATAAAATCGATTTTGTGACCATCAGCGATGGTGGTGAAGCCCTGCTGACGATCAGCGATCATCTCTCCTGGGACGATCAGAGCAGACACCTGCTGTTATTGCAGGAAAAGCTCAACGCCTATCTTCGGTTCACAGAAAGTGGTGAACTTGGGCGGAAATTTCCTGAGACAATCGAGTGTCCGATAGTTTTCAATATAGTAGCAAAGTTTGAGCCTTCCGACGTCGCTAATGCGTTTCTCGCCAAGGCGAAAGAAGCGATAGATGCTGCCGGGTTCGATTTACGATTGACCGTCAGGCGATCCCATTGA
- a CDS encoding EF-hand domain-containing protein produces MIPAHRFRRPIVALALVLGLAACNGDAAHQPYTIAVTTPNGEPLPTPPLQGFDSPGCPPILATWFDRIDTKHDGVIDRAEFMADAEAQFSRMDLNHDGIITPGTLAQYRAGFQGHQPLKPLSNRTGGGDGSEARPVQVADADIFGGGKKARSLSDLVQGGSDLRAEPDLVMSADTSLRFQVTKKDFMDQSARRFARLDMDHAGRITKQQAMLWCLKQVRWPDQPE; encoded by the coding sequence ATGATCCCCGCCCACCGCTTCCGTCGCCCGATCGTGGCTCTCGCCCTCGTCCTGGGCCTCGCCGCCTGCAATGGCGACGCGGCGCACCAGCCCTATACCATCGCCGTCACCACGCCCAACGGCGAACCGCTGCCGACGCCGCCGCTGCAGGGCTTCGATTCGCCCGGCTGCCCGCCGATCCTGGCCACCTGGTTCGACCGGATCGATACGAAGCACGACGGCGTCATCGACCGCGCCGAGTTCATGGCGGATGCCGAGGCACAGTTCAGCCGCATGGACCTGAACCACGACGGCATCATCACGCCCGGCACGCTCGCGCAATATCGCGCGGGCTTCCAGGGGCACCAGCCGTTGAAGCCTCTCAGCAACCGGACCGGCGGCGGCGACGGCAGCGAGGCGCGCCCGGTGCAAGTCGCCGACGCCGACATCTTCGGCGGCGGCAAGAAGGCGAGATCGCTGAGCGACCTCGTTCAGGGCGGCTCCGACCTGCGCGCCGAGCCGGACCTCGTGATGTCGGCCGACACGAGCCTGCGCTTCCAGGTGACCAAGAAGGACTTCATGGACCAGTCGGCACGGCGCTTCGCCCGGCTCGACATGGATCATGCCGGCCGCATCACCAAACAGCAGGCCATGCTCTGGTGCCTGAAGCAGGTCCGCTGGCCAGACCAGCCGGAGTAG
- a CDS encoding NAD(P)H-dependent flavin oxidoreductase codes for MSLPAILRDRLQLPVIASPLFIISCPDLVIAQCKAGVVGSFPALNARPAEVLEEWLERITRELAAHDAAHPDRPAAPFAVNQIVHKSNDRLEHDLELCVKYKVPIVITSLGAREDVNQAVHSYGGIVLHDVINDKFARKAIEKGADGLIAVASGAGGHAGTLSPFALIQEIREWFGGPLVLSGAIANGGAVLAAQAMGADLAYVGSAFIATAEANAPGAYKQAIVDGRADDIVYTNLFTGVHGNYLKASIVQAGLDPDNLPVSDPTKMNFSGGSAKSKAWRDIWGSGQGIGAVKSVIGAGQLVDRLKQEYAAAQARLLPAARAAE; via the coding sequence ATGAGCCTGCCCGCCATCCTGCGCGATCGTCTGCAACTGCCGGTCATCGCGTCGCCGCTGTTCATCATCTCCTGCCCCGACCTGGTCATCGCCCAGTGCAAGGCGGGCGTGGTCGGCAGCTTCCCGGCGCTGAACGCGCGGCCGGCCGAGGTGCTGGAGGAATGGCTCGAGCGCATCACGCGCGAGCTCGCGGCGCACGACGCGGCACATCCGGACCGGCCGGCGGCACCGTTCGCGGTCAACCAGATCGTCCACAAGTCGAACGACCGGCTCGAGCACGACCTCGAACTCTGCGTCAAGTACAAGGTGCCGATCGTCATCACGTCGCTGGGTGCCCGCGAAGACGTGAACCAGGCGGTCCATTCCTATGGCGGCATCGTGCTGCACGATGTCATCAACGACAAATTCGCCCGCAAGGCGATCGAGAAGGGGGCCGACGGCCTGATCGCGGTCGCGTCGGGCGCCGGCGGGCACGCCGGCACGCTCTCGCCCTTCGCGCTCATCCAGGAAATCCGCGAATGGTTCGGAGGCCCCCTCGTGCTGTCGGGCGCCATCGCCAACGGCGGCGCGGTGCTGGCGGCCCAGGCGATGGGTGCCGACCTTGCCTATGTCGGCTCCGCCTTCATCGCGACTGCCGAGGCGAACGCGCCCGGGGCCTACAAGCAGGCGATCGTCGACGGCCGGGCCGACGATATCGTCTATACGAACCTGTTCACCGGCGTGCACGGCAACTATCTCAAGGCCTCGATCGTCCAGGCCGGCCTCGACCCGGACAACCTGCCAGTGTCCGACCCGACCAAGATGAACTTCAGCGGCGGCAGCGCCAAATCCAAGGCCTGGCGCGACATCTGGGGCTCGGGCCAGGGCATCGGGGCCGTCAAGTCCGTGATCGGCGCCGGCCAGCTCGTCGACCGGCTGAAGCAGGAATATGCCGCGGCACAGGCGCGCCTGCTGCCGGCAGCCCGAGCGGCTGAATAA
- the cobW gene encoding cobalamin biosynthesis protein CobW, translating into MAQPSNSLGKIPATIVTGFLGAGKTTLIRHLIAHAGGRRLALIVNEFGELGFDGELLKGCASETCRAEDIVELANGCICCTVADDFLPTMEALLARPDRPDHIIIETSGLALPKPLVQAFDWPSVRTRVTVDGVVAVIDADATAAGRFATDPELLAAQRAADPNFEHDAPLEELFHDQLACADLVVLTKTDLIDAARIAAAEAEVARFTRPGVKTVRASFGELPAAVLLGLGAAAEDDIAGRKSVHDDEGEHDHDDFDSFWLEIPAAASTAALVDRLKAVAGRHDILRIKGFAAIAGKPMRLVVQGVGERFGHYFDRAWAAGEAPVGRLVVIGLKGLDQAAIRAELAA; encoded by the coding sequence GTGGCCCAACCTTCAAATTCCCTCGGCAAGATACCCGCGACCATCGTCACCGGCTTCCTCGGTGCCGGCAAGACGACGCTCATCCGCCACCTGATCGCCCATGCCGGCGGCCGGCGGCTGGCGCTCATCGTCAACGAGTTCGGCGAGCTCGGCTTCGACGGCGAGCTCCTGAAGGGCTGCGCCAGCGAGACCTGCCGGGCAGAGGACATCGTCGAGCTCGCGAACGGCTGCATCTGCTGCACCGTCGCCGACGATTTCCTGCCGACCATGGAGGCGCTGCTCGCCCGGCCGGACCGGCCCGACCACATCATCATCGAGACCTCGGGCCTGGCGCTGCCGAAGCCGTTGGTCCAGGCGTTCGACTGGCCGTCGGTGCGCACGCGCGTCACGGTCGATGGCGTCGTCGCCGTGATCGATGCGGACGCGACCGCGGCCGGCCGTTTCGCAACCGACCCCGAGCTGCTGGCGGCCCAGCGCGCGGCCGATCCCAATTTCGAGCACGATGCGCCGCTCGAAGAGCTGTTCCACGACCAGCTCGCCTGCGCCGACCTGGTCGTGCTCACCAAGACCGACTTGATCGACGCGGCACGGATCGCCGCGGCCGAGGCTGAGGTCGCACGCTTCACCCGCCCGGGCGTCAAGACCGTGCGCGCCAGCTTCGGCGAGCTGCCGGCTGCGGTGCTCCTGGGCCTGGGCGCGGCCGCGGAGGACGACATCGCCGGCCGCAAGTCGGTCCATGACGATGAGGGCGAACACGACCACGACGATTTCGACAGTTTCTGGCTCGAAATCCCGGCGGCCGCCTCGACCGCGGCGCTGGTCGACCGGCTGAAGGCGGTCGCCGGCCGGCACGACATCCTGCGCATCAAGGGATTCGCGGCGATTGCCGGCAAGCCGATGCGGCTCGTGGTCCAGGGAGTCGGCGAACGGTTCGGCCATTATTTCGACCGTGCCTGGGCCGCGGGCGAGGCGCCGGTCGGCCGCCTGGTCGTGATCGGCCTCAAAGGGCTCGATCAGGCCGCCATCCGCGCAGAACTGGCGGCCTGA